Part of the Ornithorhynchus anatinus isolate Pmale09 chromosome 8, mOrnAna1.pri.v4, whole genome shotgun sequence genome, tcttctttcccttttcctaccTGTTTGCCCTGCAAGTGCCAAACTGTAGCCAACCTCTTCTTTCCATGTATTTCTGCTCTGGCTTGTGGAATTCCAGTAGAATCAGAAACagagtttatttgtattgattttatttttgggcagccatacatttttaaaaacaagTGCGGGACAGTGTAATATCCAAGAAACAGCATTCAGAGCCTCTAATTTCCTTGAACAAAGATTTGCAGAGGAGGATAAAAGAAGAAACTACAATAACAGTGGTAGCAGTAATAGTTGTAGTTATACCGGTGGCATTTTATTGTGCACCCACGCCACTAAGTACACGGGAAGTACAAAAAGTAaatgatacattccttgcccacaaggagcatattgTTTTAAAGGGGGAAgtcaagcataaaaatatttgcaactaaAGTCAAAGTCAATTGCATGCATAGCTGCTGCCCCACATTTTATCCTTGTTCAGATTCAGGGGGAGGAGAAACGTGTACTTAAAATCAAACTAAAAcaagaaagagagcgagagagagaggaacacttagacaaggaaggggaaaagagtgaggGATCCCTTCTCCTGGTAGGTCAGGGACTAATTGAAGTTTGTAAATTCTTATCAGACACCTGGTTCTGTCCTACTTTTTCTCCCCTCTGTCAGATTTTCTCACCACTGATTTGTTCTCTGATATATCACCTCCCCTCTGTTTCCCCCTTAACCTTGTGCCTTTCTCTAACCAACCTCcggttctccctttcctctcgtTGGAGTTGCCTGCTTGTTCCCTGCAGCAGCCATTTCCTGGGTTTGGTTTCTACAGTAAGTCTTCTGTAATAATGTACCGAAAAGCCAGTCTGAATTATGAATTCCAAATGAATAGGAGCCAAATTCACAAGACTACATCTTATTTCCAAATGGTAATGAATTgtctgaaggagaagcagaagaatatATCCTTATCAAACTTTGTATCTGGTTTGGTAACATCTATTTGAATTTGATtttgagatcaatcagtggtattgagcacttagtgtgtgcagagcagagtagtaagcacttgagtacacagTACAGAAAGTAAagtccctgctgccttcaaggaacttaaaatgatTATCCATGTATTTCTTCTGTGAATAAATAGATGTACATTTTTCTGATTTGTAGTTTTATGAAGTAGGTCATACAGTAATGCCATCAAGCTATTTTAGTTCTTTATTTGAAAGAAGTTTAAAATAGTTTGCTTTTTAGTTGACAGCGAAGTCAAATCCTTGGCCTCGGTCCTCTCAATGTATCGAGGATTTGATGGAGAAGCTGGGGGAAGCAGAAACAGTTATGGGCGCAATGGGGATTGCCTCTACATTAAGGTAAGTGACTACTGGTATAAAACCTTATCGATTAAGGTAAAGATTGTCCAAATTTGTTCCAAAATGTAATTCCTTTTCACATATTTTGGTTAGAAAAATTGATTAGGACAGGGGTGGCCAAAACATTGTCATCGGAAGTTGAATTGCAAGATAAGTGGCTGAGTGGTTGAGGAGTACCGATTTGTACCTCTCTTCCTCCGCTTTCTTCAGCGTGACATTTGGCTGATGGGAATTGGGTTTGTGGTGGTGGAGGTGATAGGGATGATCCAAGATAGGTGAGCCTGTGGTGTGCCAAGGAGGGAAATATGGTCCAGAGCCATCATCTGGTTGGCAAAGATCCACAAGTTGTCCATTCTCTTGAAGCTCTCTGGTAGCTACTCTTTTTGAGTTGGTGAGCAAGCTGCAGTTTGGCCTTTGCCAGAGGTGCTCACTCTATAAGGGCAACCAAGGTGAAGGCTCTCACAGactataagctggttgtgggcagggactgtgtctcttgttatatagtgtattctcccaagcacttagtacagtgttttgcacacagtaagctcacagtaaatacaactgactgaccccaAGATTTGGGCCATCCCAGGTTTCTGATTAGACTTGAGAGTTTTACTCCAAGTGATTTTCTGCCCTCTGACTTTACTGTAAACTAACCCATCCCAGTCCTCAGCATCCCTCTCCCCCAATCAAACCCCTGCCCCCTTTACATCTACCTCCTCCTTCAAAATGAAACaagggtcctttttttttttcctagctttGCTACTTGGTGACCTTGAGTCCTCAATGAATTTGACTAAATTCAGTTCTGTAGCATTGGGCTACATAAATGGCAATCATTTGTCTTATGCTAGAGGATAAACATTTTATTTTGCTTCTAAAATCCATAAGAGAGAAATTGACTAGAGGTAATTAAACACCCAAAAGACCATAATAGGAGGATGTGGAATCTCAGCCCCTGGAGATCTTTTACAATAGGATAAGCAACCATCCAAACCGCCTGAAGGCATGGGAACTAAATACCCCTTGACAGCCTAAAGGAAATCTTCCAGACCTGAAAGAAATTAAGCCACCAGTTTAAAGGAAATTTAATAACCCTTCCTCTCCTATTTTATTGAAGTAGTTTTAGGGTACTagtattgataatgatggtatttattaagcactttgcacATGATAAAAGCTTAGGTAATGCAAGATTAAGaagatcagctcagacacagactACCTCACACAGTGTTAACATGTATTCTTAATAGTTGCACACCACCAACTTGCAGCCTTAGATCATTCTCCGTTCACTTCCTCTTCTGCCGTCATGCAGCCCGAGGGATCTTTGCCGCTGGCAAAGATTCACATTTTCAAACCACTTTGGATTTACttccacaagcctgggaatctgtcgatcaatcagttgtatctattgagcacttactgcatgcagagcactgtactaagtccttgggagcgtacagtattacagagttggtaggcacatttcctgtccacagtaacTTTCGGGCGGCAATCACCCGTTGGGTGGGCACCTATGCAAAAAGCTACCTGCCTTGTTCAAGTTCTGATCGTATCACAGCTcaactattgcatcaacctcctcgctggtctccctgcctccagcctcgttCTAGTTTATACTGTCCACTGCTGCCCAAATCGTCACCTGGAAGCATTATTCAggacccatctctcctctcctcagaaaccccTCATGGCTTCCTAACTCCCTACatttcaagcaaaaacttctcttAGTTGATTTCAGGGTTTTTTACGGGTTCTCCCCTTTGTTCACACTGGCTGTTTCGacctgctcctccccagctccttcccctcactCCTCCCAAGACAAGCCATCCTGTTAATTGttcttgactctcctctctctgatCCCTTGTTTACACTGTTTCCTCTCTgtcttcactccctcctccctccaaaaccaccagatcccatctcttccaccttcaaaatccatccccccagcccccaaatcccacctccaattaattcccagcgCCCCAAATAGCTCAACACAACAGCCATCATAACCTGTTAGGTATttgtacccatcctcagcacttacatgtATTTCTCCATATGCTCACAAATTGCTTGTTatatccctttttttcccctgaacCTATGTTGGTAAATAATTTATGTTCACCTGTCCCATTATCGTATTGTAAGCCTCTGGAATGCGAGCACATGTGTTTTGCTCTGAGTATAAACCTTTaatgtgcttaatacaatgttctgccatCAATGGGCACTCAATATTATGGATGGAGTGATTGCTTTgcagatcatatctcctcctaaaggccttgccaactaagccttcatttcccccttttcccctcccttctctatcttctgtgcatttggatctgtacccttaaagcattgatatttactccacctttagccccacagtacatatataacatatccataatttattttgatgtgtgtctctccctctaaactgtaaactcctaatgggcagggcacatgtctactgattctgttttatttactctcccaagtgcttaatgcattgctttgcacacagtaagtgctcgataaatatcactgattgatttattgatttgtaaTTTCTAGGAACACTGAAATTAGCACACTTAAAAAGAAACTGAATATTTCAGAATGTTTGTGCCTCTTTCCTCAAACCTACCCAAAAAGCTGCTGAGGCTTTGGACCTGTACTTTACCAAAGGCACTGAGCCTACCTTCCCACCACGTAACTCATATTATGAAGCCCATCcatattgggggaaaaaaagagaaatagtAAGTCCAGGTAGAAACAGTATGACCATAAATGGAGGATTGgaccaaactgtgagctcactgtgggcaggaaatgttgctgtttattgttgtattgtactttatcaagtgcctagtacagtgctctgcacccaggaagcacttaataaatatgattgaatgaatgaataggcatcCTCCAACACCCCTGGCTAATTTCTTTCCCCTACAGTAccatcaacaacaataataataacattcagtgcttaatatcttccaagcactgtgtaaaacgctggggcagatataagttaatcaggttagacacagtccacttgggctcacagtttaagtaggaaagagaacaggtatttagcagATATCAACAATCCTCTTGATAGAAGTATGGAGGCTAGTCTGTGTGTTTTCTGTTACTGAAAATTGTTTACTTGCTTCTCCAATGCTAGAGTGCCCAGATTTTAAATAAAGCCCTGTAGGATAAAGCCAGTGATAAAAAAAGCCTTTGTAATTCCGTACTGTAATTTGGCATTTGAGAACACAAGCATGTTTAAGCATATACAAAATTAAAATAACCCCTAATTCAAGggatttttgtctttctcctttcTGGCTTCCGACAGTGGTTTGCCCCCATCAAAAGAATCCTCCACGCACCCTGTCGCTACCATCAAAGACAGACTATTGGCCCGACCTGACCTAGTAAAACATTGCTTTTGCTTATGCAGTGGTGCTCTGCTGAAAAAATGCCATTGGCTGAAACGGACCACGAAACTCAATCAATGAAACTGCAATGGTAGAACATaagaacaaaataaataccattaataggcCAGAGCAGTGAACCATCTAGCTCAAAATTATGACTCTAGCAGTATTAGCAGAAGATGCTTTGAAGACAAGAAGGAAGGCGTCtcatttctaagcacttacttttagGTGTTTGGAAATAAACTCAGACATAAATAAACTGTAGATCTAAAAACGCTGTACTTTTCTTATTTTTCAGGTTCCTCTGGGTACTCTGGTTAAAGAGGATAATGAAATCGTAGCTGATCTTTCTCAGGCAGGGGAGGAATATGTTGCAGCTTTTGGGGGACTTGGAGGAAAGGGCAACCGTTTTTTTCTGGCTAATGACAACCGAGCGCCAATGACGTGCACCCCGGGACAACCGGGTCAGGCAAGAGTCCTCTACCTGGAGCTCAAGACCATGGCTCATGCAGGGATGGTAAGTACCCACTTCTCTTGCTTCTCTTGTCCACTGGGGAGTTCACCCTTCAAAAATCACCTCTCCAATGCAATAAGAAGTTAAAGGAAAGCAGAGTAGTATGAAATAACCTGTTCGGTTCAACGGGCCAAAGGAATTTGATTATTCAGCCACTCTCTGACTACTTGGCTTTCCAACTCAATATTAATACACAGTTTTTATTCAAAAAACATTTCCCAAACTTACAAATACTTCCCTTGCTCAAGAGGAGTTTTCTACAACTCAGGATGGGAAAAACTTCCAGGAAAGCTTGCTTTCATTTTAAACGTttcactgaaaagcagcatggcctggtggaaggagcaggggcctgggttttgatcctgctttgccacttgcctgttgtatgatctagcttctcagggcctcagttccctcatccataataaggggattcaatccctgttctccttcctacttagattgtgagccccacatgggacaagatccgtgtccaatctgattaacttatatctaccccagcccttagcacatagtaagggcttcacaaataccaattgttattgttatcatcaacAATTACATTAATTgcaatattaataatttattttccAGGTGGGATTCCCCAATGCCGGGAAGTCGTCACTTCTACGAGCGATTTCCAATGCAAAGCCTGCCGTTGCTTCCTACCCATTTACCACCCTAAATCCCCATGTTGGGATTGTTCACTATGAGGACTATCAACAAGTGGCAGGTAAATTTTCCAAAGCCTGATCTGGCACCCACTCCACTTCTTCTTATTTCTCCCCCTACACTTCACCTGTTTTGGCCCCGGTATCATTGGAATCAGTAACAGGGATAATGTGATTTAAATCCTGGGATGTTTCAAAATGTCTTTTTCCTGTGTTGCTTAACCAATTGAAAGTTTATTTTCTAAGTGAGGCGGCAGTAAGAAGTGGGAAGATGCAGTTCATGAGATTTACATAGCacaatttgtacagtgctttaagAAAATTTTATTAGTAAAAGAATCGTATCTAGTGTATAGAAAGCTGTTTGCTCCTTAGTCATTGTGCAAGAGAAAAATTGTGGTGCTTTTCGCACAAATGTCGCAAAGCATTTTCCCAGCAGATTACTTGTTAACTGAAGCTCTGGGATCGTGTAATAAGTTGGAGGCCCAATAAAATATagaattttgtttttttccaggtaAACTTGCTTTGTAGATCATTTCTTGGAGAGGTTTACTAAGCTTTGACAAACAGACTAGTGTTATCTTCAGACACCCACCATGTTCACAGATTGAAGCTCACTGCTTTTGTCATTTTATTACCATAGTTGCTGACATTCCTGGTATTATAAGAGGAGCTCatcagaacagaggcctggggttTGCTTTCCTACGACACATTGAGCGCTGCCGTTTTCTGTTGTTTGTGGTGGACCTTTCCACGTCAGAGCCATGGACACAGCTCGAGGACTTAAAATATGAACTAGAAAAATACGACGAAGGCTTGTCAAAGAGACCGCATGCCATCATTGGAAATAAGATCGATCTCCCTCAATCTAAGGCTAACTTTTCCCTCCTTCAGGCTCAAGTAGAGCAGAAAGTCATCCCCTTATCTGCATTAACTGGAGAGAACTTGGAGGAGCTGCTATTGCATCTGAAAGAATTGTATGATTGTTAtgtagagaaagaaaatgaagaaggGCATAGTCCCCTAAAGTGGTAGGACTCACAGAGCTTATAAACACACGCTAGACTGGTTGAGAGATGAAATCTAAAACTTGGGGAATTTGGAAAAGAAATATCAgtgagtattttttttaatgtcgttatgtgccagacaccgtactctcccaagctctacatacagtgctctgcacacagttaagtgctcaataaatatgatcgattgactgtactaagcgctggggtaggtacaaggtaatcaggttggacacagtctctgtcccacataggacttacagtcttaatctccattttacagataaggtaactgaggcagggagaagttaagtgacttgcccaaggtcacacagcaggcaaggagccaggattagaactgtcctctgactcccaggtcttcgctctttccactaggccacgatgttcTATTTCCATCAGCTAAATTACAGGGCCTCTCTGGTTTACCACAATGATAAAATATATTTGCTGGGTTTTTTGTGACCTATGAACTTGTCAGAAAGAGTCATTTATAAGACCTTGATTAACTTAGTTTCCCTCCATGGTCCTCTGTAATGACGTCCACCCCTTCTGGCCCAAGAAGCTCTGAATCAGCATTGGGATTCCTCGCGTGGCAGCGtcttcctctgcccccctgccccccagtctATTTAGCGGTGCTAAATGCGTCCATCAGCCATGCTGGTTCATTTGCTGAGGTCGAACTCACTTATGTTCATTAACTGCTGTAATTAGCGAGGGGCCCCACATTGCCGATCGATGTTATAAAATGCTGCTGGAGGACGCGGCTCCTCACTGGTGAGTTAAACGAGAAAGCGATGCGTGATGGATTGGTAATGATAAGATCTACTACTAAAAGATTTCAAGTCTCCTGTTTTTAATGGATCCTCACAATCTGCCAGCTTTCCAATTTGATTAAGCGGGTGAATGCTGGAGGCAGTGGGAAGAAGGGTTTGTTTACAGGGGCATCAACACCTGCCATCTCCTGCTCAAATCGTTGCTCCTGTGGCACTTCGGTCCGCCACCAGTTTTGCTCACCTTCCCTCGGCTGCCACCGTTAGCCACCATTATTCTCCATAGCTACTGCTTCTTcatctccacttctctgccaacACTGGCTCTTTGCTCCTCTTCTGCTCTGCCAGTGCCTTTATTGGAGGCAACCAACGGACAATCCAAGAGGCAGTGGTCCCGTCCCCTAAGAACCTTCCTGCAGAAGACGATGGATGGGGTAGGAGTGTGAGTACAGAGCTGACACTGGGAGAACAGAACAGTAGTCTAGATCTTATGCCCTGAATGGCATGCAGGCAGTTGCCCCTGTGGAATCagtgtctgagggggagggagaaagagagagtgtatCTATAGCTCTGTATTTTgtttgtgagtgagagagaggttaAAACCCCATCCGCCCTTAAAGGTCAGGTGTGGGGCTCTAGGGGCTTCAAACTGTTCCATCTGCCTGAAGGAGCGTGATTAGGAAGCCCAAGACTTGGGACATCTCTGTGACGTGGTCCAGAGACCAGCAGAGGGTGCCCAGCATCCACTCTTCGAGGAAGGTGGTTTTATGTTTTCAGAGTCTATGGTATGATGGCTGGCCTTGGCATGGTGGTGCGGGGAAGGATCCGGAGCTGTGGGGGAGGCACCCTGATCCCCAAGCCCTCCGTGTGGCCAGAACCTGGTCTTAGCTGCTCAGTCATGCAGGTGATGGTCAAGGACAGTATCGGAGTGAGAGTGTATCAGGAAGTGTGGGGAAGAGTCTAAGACTCAGAAAGGCAGCCCTGTAACCCGCGACAACCAGAATGGAAAAAGAAGAAGCAGAAAAGAACCCAGATCAGGTGGCCAGAGGCCATAGGAAAAGCAGGCAGagtagggaggaaagaaaggaaaaactgTTCTGTTTCTTGCTGTCAAGACCACAGAAGTTGAGCTGAGCAGGGGATGGAGCAATTTGTGtagccttttccctccccatccattgTCCTCCTCTGCTGTCTTGCTTATCAGGGGAAGCTTTTAGCCTTTAAAAAAGCCAATAAATAGTTCTGCCTGAAGAAGACACAGTGCAAGGactgaggggagacagagaaatggaaactatttctctcccctgctcagCTTGATTTGGGTCTTTCACCATCAACCAGGCAGGCAGTCCATCCTAAGGGAATGAGCAGTCTGCCACTTGATTGCAGTACCTAGTTGAGCACCCCGGCATAGAATAAATGTGGATGAATTTCTAATACCTTAACTTGGAGAACATAAAAGGGTTCATTCTTTTTGAGAGCTGGGCAGAGAAGAATGTTGTTCTCTATTGAAGCTGAACCCTAAGAAAGAATCGTGGGGTTTATTTTGCAAATGCATGCTGCACCAAGCATTTTACCCGGGAGGAATGTCAGTTCCTGGCTCAGAGTTTCtgaacattcaaataaattattaaCAAGGTACACAAAGTGTGAAACTGCATTAAATTTTGCTGACTTTATAAAATATAGCTACAGTGCTGATGGAAGGTGGTAAAATGACCTCCGAGGTACACCCATGTGGGTGAATTTTCAGTCTTGGAATGTTACTGGACCTCCTTCGGATTCTTCTGAAACATGTACTTTAATTGTTTGTGTTTGCTCATTATGAGAGGGTTGGAGAAAATCTAGAAGAAACTGGGATGTGCCCTGATTCTTCCATCATGGTGCAAGGCTAACGGGATGTGCAAACCTAATGTTAACACTGTGTGAACCGTGT contains:
- the MTG2 gene encoding mitochondrial ribosome-associated GTPase 2 — protein: MLLSKLISAREWALLEGLWQWRPAVYSPLRFSIGTGSYAHLKPVSTSCAKCVKHQGPKQKRNLSEKKLRRHFVDHRRVCVTGGRGGNGITCFHSEPRKEFGGPDGGNGGDGGHVILKVDSEVKSLASVLSMYRGFDGEAGGSRNSYGRNGDCLYIKVPLGTLVKEDNEIVADLSQAGEEYVAAFGGLGGKGNRFFLANDNRAPMTCTPGQPGQARVLYLELKTMAHAGMVGFPNAGKSSLLRAISNAKPAVASYPFTTLNPHVGIVHYEDYQQVAVADIPGIIRGAHQNRGLGFAFLRHIERCRFLLFVVDLSTSEPWTQLEDLKYELEKYDEGLSKRPHAIIGNKIDLPQSKANFSLLQAQVEQKVIPLSALTGENLEELLLHLKELYDCYVEKENEEGHSPLKW